The nucleotide window TGGCGCCGGGAGAGAGTCTCAAGGTCAGGCGCTTGGCACCGGCTGCCAGTGTGAGTCTGCTTTCCCCCTTGAGCAGGTGCAGCCCTGGTTCGAGCCTCACGGCGGTTTCCTGTCGTTCCACCGTGGTCTCGTGCGCGACGGCGCAGGAGGAGAGGGTGATCGACTGGATCACAAGCCAGAGCAGTATCTGTAGCGCGCGTATCAGCATCCGTATCGGTTTCCGTAGCATCCGCCGGAGAGCGAGTTCCTGCGGAGGTCATGTTCGGGCCATCGGGCGACAGTGGACAGGATACTCCGTTACTGCCAAGTGTATTTCATTCCATTTACAAATCAATCGCTTTCTCTGTTGCCGGTCGTATGGAGCTTACGGCCGGCTCCGCTTGGCGGGCCGCGAGATGCTGCCGGACGGGAAGAGAGGGGCCGGCATCACGATCTCCCCTTTTTGTGGTAAATTTGTATTGACAGTAAAACAAAAGCCGTGTTAAACAATAGGTCTTGCAAGACGGGGAGGGGTGAATCCCCGAAAACCGCGGCTTCGCAAGAAACATATTCCCCAATAGCTCAGTCGGTAGAGCAGGTGACTGTTAATCACCTTGTCCCTGGTTCGAGTCCGGGTTGGGGAGCCAGAAATGACAATGGCCGTTTCTCACACGAGAAACGGCCATTTTTATTTTTACCTTTCTGAATATCCGGCAGCGTATCAGCCGGCTGGTGTCTTCTTCGCTTCATCCGCATACCCGGTACATCCATCTTTCTTCATACGGCCTCAGTATCCTCCGAATATCGGCCCTGCATCAAACCTGCGTTTCCAGTCGTCGTATCCAATGACGTAATTATAGCCGCAAACGGTGGACAACTGCCGTCCCGCGAGGTAGTCGCGTATGCGTCCGCCTCCCGCGACGGTTTGGTCGGCCGGTCCGAAGGGGTTGTACTTCATACCGTCGCCATCCAGGAAAACATAGTCACAGATGAACAGCACATCCTCAAAGATATAGAAGGTGAAACCGGGGGTGTGACCGCCGACGTGGAAGGCTTGCAAACCGTTATGGAGGAAGTTTTCTTCAAAGGTGACATCAAAGGGAAAGGGACGGCAGATTTCATGGACTGAGTCGTTATGGTGGATGCCCACTGTGGCGGCAAAATGTTCCCGATAGAGATTGGAGGCGCCCAGGAAATGATGGTGGGTGAAGAAGATCGCATCCGCACGCTTTACGGAGCTGTCAAAGGATGAAGGACAGTCCACCCAGCAGGGGCCGCGATCGGTCTCGATATGGTAGGCGGCGTGCTCAAGGCCCAGCGCCGGGTGGGAGTTCAGCCTGGTCACTTTTTCGTTCACCGGTGTCCCTGCCACCCGGTAGCGGGCAGAGCATTCCTCACTGGTGATGAAATGGCTGCTTGCGGCACCGCAGAAGGGGCAGTGGTCAGGATGAAAGCCGATCAGGTTGAACCCGCAGACCAGGCAGACATGCTGCTCGACGTTCATATGAGCTCCGCACCAGAAAGGTTGTTGAAAAACGGGCATCTCGCCGCCGTCCTCGTCAGCCCACTTGTGACTTCGGCCTGCGGCCTCACCCTTCGGGCGCCTTCGCGGTCCAATTTCACAAAGTTAAATTGTGCGGCGGATATTCTCTTGCCTCCGCGGGGCTTCCTGCGGGTGCGACGATCTACCCATTTTTGAACAACCTGAGAATTTCAATAGGTTGTTAGTGATTTTAAGTATAGCGGAAAAAGGCCTTGATGGCAGCCGCCTGCCTTAGTCAAACACCAAATAGCCATTAATTTCCCCTCCCCACTTGTTCCCGGACTCGGGGCCGTTGCGGCGATGGGGCCTGCTGGTACACTCGTGAGAGATCAGACATCCGGTTGAGATGTCGACAGGAGTACCATGGAAACCAGGGAACATTCCGCAACCGCTGGACCGGACGTCGCTCCTCCTGTCCTGACCAGGATCCCGGCACGCATGGACCGCCTCCCCTGGAGCAGGTTCCATTGGCTGGTGGTCGTGGCGCTCGGCATCACCTGGATCTTCGACGGTCTGGAGGTGACCCTCAAGGGTGCCATCAGCGGTGTACTCCAGGAACCGGGCACCCTTCATTTTACCAGTGCCGAGATCGGCTCGATCACCTCCTTCTATCTTGCCGGGGCGGTTTCGGGGTCGCTCATCTTTGGCTACCTCACCGACCGCCTGGGGCGGAGCCTGTTTTTCTTCGTCACCCTGGCCGTGTATCTCTGCGGGGCGTTTCTGACCGCATTCTCCTGGAATCTGTGGAGCTTCATCCTCTTCAGGTTCATCACCGGCATGGGAATCGGCGGGGAGTATGCCGCCATCAATTCGGCCATTGACGAGCTGGTCCCGGCCCGCTTGCGGGGCAGGATCGATCTGATCGTCAATGGCAGCTACTGGATCGGAGCCGCGATCGGAGCCGCATCCACCGTGATCCTGCTCGACCCCGCCATATTCCCGGTGGACGTGGGCTGGCGGGTGGGATTCGGCGTCGGCGCGGTGCTGAGCCTTTTCATCCTGTTTTTGCGCCGCCATGTGCCGGAGAGCCCCCGTTGGCTCGTGATCCACGGGCGCAGCGACGAGGCGGAGCGGATCGTCTCCGGGATCGAGGGCCAGATCGAGAAGGAAACGGGAGCAACGCTTGAGGAACCGGAGGAAACCCTCGCCATTCACCCGCGCAAAAGCTTCGGCTTCGGCGTCATCATCCGAGGCATGTTTACTCTCTATCCGAAACGGTCGCTCCTGGGATTGTCCCTGATGGTGTCCCAGGCCTTTCTCTACAATGCCATCTTCTTTACCTACGCCCTCATCCTGACCCGTTTCTACCATGTGCCAGCAGGGAAGACCGGCCTCTACCTCCTGCCGTTCGCCCTGGGCAACTTCTGCGGTCCGCTGGTCCTCGGGAGGTTTTTCGACACCATCGGCCGGCGGCAGATGATTGCCGGGACCTATACGGTTTCAGCGCTCCTGCTGGCGCTCACCGGCTATCTTTTCACCGTGGACCTGCTGACTCCCTTTTCCCAGACCGCCTTGTGGACGGTGATCTTCTTCTTCGCCTCGGCAGCGGCCAGTTCGGCCTATCTGACCGTGAGCGAGATTTTTCCCATGGAGACGCGGGCCCTGGCGATTGCCTTCTTCTATTCTCTCGGCACGGGAGCGGGCGGGGTTGTCGCTCCTTGGCTCTTCGGCACCCTGATCGGCACCGGGTCGCGTATGGCGGTGTTCTATGGATATCTGGCGGCGGTGGTTCTGATGCTGGCGGCAGCGGTGATTGAGATCCGGATCGGGGTCAAGGCCGAGCGGATCTCACTGGAGAAGGTTGCGGAACCGTTGTCGGCGAAGAAATGACGGATTCAGTAAGAAGGGGAGAGCTACCGCAAAAAAGAAGATAGCAAAGAGGACCACCATTGATAGGCTGAGGCTAACATCCCTGGCAGAGCGCCATTACCTCGACGCTCTGAACATGACCAGCATTAGGCTTCACTTCAGTTGACTATCTTTGCTCCCCCTTCGATTATAGAGCGCTGCTGCCTTCTGATTTTTTTCGACTTCCGATTGACAGGCAACACAATAGCGCACTCCGGGCATTGCCTTGCGGCGTGCTTCTGGTATAGCGACATCGCATTCCTCGCAGTGGGTCAGGCTATCGCCAGCTGGCAGCCGTTTCCTTGCCAACTCGATTTCCGCCTCCACCGTAGCGTCTATTTGTTCCTGCACAGCACCATCGCGCGACCACCCAACAGCCATAACTATCTCCGATATACGATGAAATCCCGAACTCTCCTTATGATATAGATCGCCCTTGAAAAAGTCCAATCGATCAGCGAGTTTGAAGTTCTGGTTCCAGAGTAAGGTCAACTATGGTTTGCCTGCTCGGAGAAGCACCCTGATGTTGAACCGGCACCCGGCCAGGGTAGCGTAATGTCGGCCTTTTTGGTTCTTTGGCGTCGTTGCGACTCAGGCCGCC belongs to Geobacter sp. SVR and includes:
- a CDS encoding MBL fold metallo-hydrolase — its product is MNVEQHVCLVCGFNLIGFHPDHCPFCGAASSHFITSEECSARYRVAGTPVNEKVTRLNSHPALGLEHAAYHIETDRGPCWVDCPSSFDSSVKRADAIFFTHHHFLGASNLYREHFAATVGIHHNDSVHEICRPFPFDVTFEENFLHNGLQAFHVGGHTPGFTFYIFEDVLFICDYVFLDGDGMKYNPFGPADQTVAGGGRIRDYLAGRQLSTVCGYNYVIGYDDWKRRFDAGPIFGGY
- a CDS encoding MFS transporter, which translates into the protein METREHSATAGPDVAPPVLTRIPARMDRLPWSRFHWLVVVALGITWIFDGLEVTLKGAISGVLQEPGTLHFTSAEIGSITSFYLAGAVSGSLIFGYLTDRLGRSLFFFVTLAVYLCGAFLTAFSWNLWSFILFRFITGMGIGGEYAAINSAIDELVPARLRGRIDLIVNGSYWIGAAIGAASTVILLDPAIFPVDVGWRVGFGVGAVLSLFILFLRRHVPESPRWLVIHGRSDEAERIVSGIEGQIEKETGATLEEPEETLAIHPRKSFGFGVIIRGMFTLYPKRSLLGLSLMVSQAFLYNAIFFTYALILTRFYHVPAGKTGLYLLPFALGNFCGPLVLGRFFDTIGRRQMIAGTYTVSALLLALTGYLFTVDLLTPFSQTALWTVIFFFASAAASSAYLTVSEIFPMETRALAIAFFYSLGTGAGGVVAPWLFGTLIGTGSRMAVFYGYLAAVVLMLAAAVIEIRIGVKAERISLEKVAEPLSAKK
- a CDS encoding DksA/TraR family C4-type zinc finger protein; this translates as MAVGWSRDGAVQEQIDATVEAEIELARKRLPAGDSLTHCEECDVAIPEARRKAMPGVRYCVACQSEVEKNQKAAALYNRRGSKDSQLK